Part of the Mauremys mutica isolate MM-2020 ecotype Southern chromosome 1, ASM2049712v1, whole genome shotgun sequence genome is shown below.
TTCCGGGCAGACAGGAAAATGGAAACGTGGGTTTTGAAATGTGCCAGACTTGTGAACAAACCACAACCCTAAAAAACTCAGTTGCCAAaatatgctttaaaaataatgtCAGGCCTTATTTAAAgccagttgaaatcaatggaaagcctCCTCTGGACGTCAGTGGGACTGCAAAGTAGAATGGaggccagggccgcccgggggggtaagtggggcaatatgccccaggccctgcaggggtccccacgagaatacagtattcagtaggattgcaacttttttttatggaaggggccaattaattgctttgccccaggccccctgaatcctctgggcggccctgctggagGCCAGCGGTGGAACTGGGCAAAGGCGGGGGTGTTGTTCGTTCTTGACCAAACACGGAGTCACAGCCGGCTGTCATTGGCACAACCACTTGCTTACAAGGCCATTTGAAACCTAGTCAGTTTCACAAAAAGCAAGTGAAAGAGCAGTGTCAGGGGTAAATTACAGTTTCAGGTGTAGTTTGAGAGTCCCATTGTTCTCCTTATTAATATACTTCTCTCTTCCCTGTTGCTGAGTGAAAGACTCACTAAAATGACACCGAAAAcgaagggtttgtctacacatgaaaATGAATCCAGAATAAAGTTGGAAGTGAATTTAAAGATGATTATTCCTGATTATCCACTCATGGAGttactcttattccagaataacagTGCCTTATTCCAAATTAGTTTAATTCACTGGATTAAGCTAATTCAGAATAAAACCCTCTAATTCTGGCATAAGAGTATCCACatatggagttaatcaggaataatgaatcaggaataactccccatgtagacaaaccctaagagtCAAACCTACAAATGCTCATGCAAATGAGTTACTTatgtgtgcaggatcagggcctacatcCCCCGTTAAGCAAAGCATTTCAGCATCCAGCCCCATTCACTTAAGACGGTGCTTAATTTTAACTACATACTTAAACACCGTTAGTCCGTGGTGTTCCAGGACATCCTTAGTTTTAAGCACGTGAATTCAACGgaatttaaacatgtgcttaaatcttTTGTGAACAGGGAAATGGACTAATTAAACTCAGTCTAATTAACGCCACAGAGGAAGCAGTGAAACTGGCCATACATAAAGGGCTGTTGAATGCCCAGTCAGCAATCCGTTTCCAGCTACAGGATGCTCCGCTGTTCCTTGCAACGACAGCAGGTCGGAAGTTTCCAGACTGAAGCGCTATATTTAAGTTCACAACATCCCATTAAAGCCTGGATGACACTAGTGCCTGCACAGGTGCATAATTTGCACATGCAATGGGGGCAAGTttggttattattatttttgatttcGTGAATGCCTCCATCCCGCACTCTGGGCACATGGTCAAACCATTTTCTAAAAGTCTTTGGAATCTTCCATTGTCTCCCCCCTCCCTCGATGCATCAAGCTCAAGCTTCTCATCCTGCCCTACACAGCTTTTTCCTCTGTTCGCTGCTTTTATGTCCCCCTGCACCTTCCACCCTCCTAGCCAGGACTGCTTCTATCCCAGCCGTCGTCGCACATTCCCCCACTGTGCTCCTACACCTGGAAAGCCTTCTCTGAATTGATGCATAAGGCCATTACCCTCTCAGATAGCCAGACCTCCTACCTTTATTTTTTGCCCTGGGTATCCAGAGAATCCTGCGTGTCTCAGCTGTGAGCTGTCTAACCAAACAGGTCACTTCCGTCCCATTCTGGCAGTCGGTCACATTCACCCAGGCCTGTAGGGTCGTGTTGAAGGTCCCATCACCAGTCATGACGGTTGAAGCATTGTCTGCCAGCGCCGCGTACCCCCCGCACGTTGCGTTCAGTGTGGCGTACAGAGATTGTGGATAAAAGTCCCTCACTGCACAGGTCACTAGGGCCATGGGAAGAGCTGCTTCCGAGGGAGAAGCAAAGAGCCAGACTTTGGGCAAAGCTGCAGAGAAGAGAACCAGATAAATCAGATTACAGATCGGGGGGGAAATGGAGATCTAGAGGGCCTCGTTGTGACGACAGGCATCTGTGTGGCTATTTATTTGTTCAGGTACATTGGAGTGTCAGAGATTCGCAGACCCCTATTCTGAGCCAGAGGCGCCGACCCCGTGGGTGctgcggggctggagcacccacagaaaaaaaaaaaagggtgctgagcactcaccagccacccgccgatcagctgttcagtgcacgctgccaatcagctcctccccttcccccccagtgcctcccgcccactgccgatcagctgtttgggaggcactgaggagggaagggggagcagcggggatgggaagaggaggagccagggcagggtgcATTCGGGCAGAGGAGAGAgcgggggcagaaagaggcagggtgggggtggagcctcgggggaggggctggggagaggcggAGTGCGGGCGGGGCCttcggggaaggggcggagtgggggcagggccttggggtcgggcagagtgggggcggggccttggggcggggcagagcacccctggggaaagcaGAAAGTCGGGGCCTGTGCTCTGAGCTCTTACGTGGGATTTAAGCGGTGACTTTATGCCGGTACAACgtgcaggggtgaatttcacccatacaGAATACGACACACACACCAGCTCTCTCTCGTCCCTCATCTGAGCTGCAAGACAAATTCTCCCCCTCAATGGAGAGGTGTCACATAAACTGGATTTAGGTCCTggaggccaggtcctcagctggcgTCAATTGCCTTAGTTCCATGActgctgagggtctggcccctgCTATTTGTGTAAATGATCCTTACCATAGACTTCAAGCTGAGTCCCGGGCCCTTTCAAGATCACCGTAGGAGGCGGCACGTTTTTAATCATTGTACACACGTAGGTTCCCTGGTCGTTGATCTGCAGGTTTTTAATGAGCAGCAAAGATCTTGAGTTTCTCTGGTGCGTCACAGAAAACTTGCACTGTGGGTCCAGGTGTTTGGAACTGATGGCCGTCTTCACGGTCAGGATGGTGCCCGGGCCCCTGTCCCCACTGGCGAAATGCCATTCGGAGTGGAAGTCAGGGTAGTTACAGACGTCGCAGGAGCAGGGCAGCGTCACAGACTCCCCTCTGAGGGCTCTGACAACTGGAGGCTGATCCAGACCCAGGTCTTGAGTGGACGCAGCTAAGGAAAAGGAGAGTGGGGAGTAAGTCCTGACGCAAGCGTTCGGTCCGGAGTAACTCCAGGaggctctgtctacacagcaaaggcagccatgTCAGGGAACCTGGTTACGCgacagctgcccccaccccacgccATCCAGTTGCAAGCATTGCTGCAAGTTGCCGCGTAGGTGTGACGCTGACCACATGCAGAACTTCACGCAGATTTCCTTGCCTAGTAAACCCCGTGTCACTTCCATGACAGAGCTGCCTgatattcagggccggctccagaggttttgccgccccaagcagccaaaaaaaaaaaaaaaaagccgcgatcgcgatctgcagcaattcagcgggaggtccttcgctccgagcgggagtgaggggctctccgccgaattgctgccgaaagtgctgccccgctcctgagttgccgccccaagcacctgcttgataagctggtgcctggagctggccctgccgatATTAACATGGCTCCTTGGCAGATTTTCAGCGTCACACACTGGGCTGGTTCTCTGGGAATCTTCCCACCACCCAAGGTGCTTTTCCACGGCACAAAGCAGTAGGCTCTAAAAAgtgaccattaaaaaaaaataatttctctgcTGCCTGTGTTGATAAATATGTTGCTACTTTGTAGCTTGGAAGTTGCAGAAGAAGATCCTAGGTCATAGccaatcagggttggaagggacttcaggaggtatctagtccaaccccctgctcaaagcaggaccaatacccagacagatttttgcccctgatccctaagtgtccccctcaaggattgaactcacaaccctgggcttagtaggctgagctatccctccccccagataaAGCTAACTCAAGGAAAAGTGGTGTTTAAGAAAACTCACAGGTAATATGTTGCAGAGATTAACTGGGTTCTTTTCAAGGCTGATCTAAGAGGCAGACCAAACAGCAGGGTTGCCcgtgtggctggccctggggactACCTGAACAGTGGTCCCGAGGCGGCTGGAGTAGCTGCTGCTTGGCGACCCTTGGCAGCTGGTGccgctggccctggcccagccccccaagGTGTTCCCTGAGCAGCACCCCGGTACCACCCCAGCTGCAGTCCCCCAGGGTGCCCCCAGAAGTGACCCCCCACccagatttagtcaggggtattatAGTATAAGTCACAGACAGGTtacaggccgtgaatttttgtctattgcccgtgacctgtccattacttttactaaaaTACCCATGAATAATCATAGCCTTAATTATCAGCTGCCCAGAAACTAGGGTAACGAGGCCCATATAAATACCCAAAGCAGAATGAAATCCATCATTTGTCTAACAAGTTACTCCATAACAACTCTCACAAATCTCCTTAGAATAAAAacacaggccaaattctgcttctgCAGCCTGCTGATTTCAATacgagcagaatttggcccatacatCTACCAGACACCGTGCAATGTTTTTATTTCTGATGCACCACAGATGTGCACGATGCTCTGCCGTCAAATGCAAGTAGCCCAGGTCCGTACCTCAAGGAGCTTCCAATCCAAAATTAAAATCTACGCCACCCTTTACTGTCACATACAGTATAGAGCAATATATAGACGGAATATATAAGAAATGGTATTAGACACACAGAGAATACTCAGACGTGTGTCTGTGTTTATTTTATCCCCCTTCACTTAGCTGACTCAGGCGGCTGAATGGATTTTGCTCAAGCGTTCCATCCACCTCATACTGCTGAGAAAATCTCTCACATTTGGAAATTCTGACAAAAAGAAATTCCACGTATTCCtcaggatttcccccccccccccccagttttaaGCCAGTGCTAGTGGAAACCAAACATATGACATTTAATCCCAAAAGGATTTTTTCCTCCAGAGAGTTAGGAGCTAATCAAAAGAGAGACTTTGAACAGAAAGCTCTTCTCAACCCCTCATAGATTGTCCACTGCTTGCGAACGgtaacacacagacacaccttcCAGAGAACAACTACGCAAGCAACTAACTAggaccctgctcctgcaaagATTTAGGTGCAGGCTTGCCTTTATGTACTGCGAATAATCTCTGGACTGAATTCTCATGGTGTGTAAAGTCAAGCCCATAGGAAAGTCTGTGTAGGATTGGAACCAGGGTGCATACATACCATGCCCATCATGTGAAAAGTGAATGCCTGTACTATAAACTGTGTGTTACAATCAACCTGAAAAAGATAAAACATTTGCAATGTTGTAGTCACACCTTGTCATTTGCTATAATACGCGCCTCTGTTTGAAGATTGTTTCTGCTTATAGTATGGTACTTAGAACACGGGGCTACATCAAATTCTACATACACAGGACAGATTTTCCAGCTCAGAGATAAAAGAGTGAAATTCTGCACAAAGATACATTGCTTGCAGTTGATTCGCAGCTTGATTTCAGCTTCAGCCCAAGCACAAGACCAACAAATGATCATGGGCTGGCAAAAAAATGCAAAAACTTCTCCTAGGGTAAGAGTACGCTCGCAGATACGCTGCGCTGGAAGAGAAAACACTAAGATTCAGcgattccaagcccagaagggaccattgggatcatctagcCCAACCTCTTGTATAACCCAAGCCAGGGAACtgcccacaataattcctagagcagagctttaaaaaaaaatccagtcttgatttaaaaattgtcagtggtggagaatccaccacgactcctggtaaattgttccattggttaattacgctcaaaatgtacaccttaatccagtctgaatttgtctagctgcaCCTTCCAGCCCTGGGATCGTGTTAGATCtttctctgctaggctgaaggacctgttattaaatatctgttccccatgtagatacttatagactgtgataaAGTCACCCCTCAGCCTTCTGTTCTTACCTCTACACAGCCCGGTCCCCAGGAGGTAGAGAGAAAATGGCAACCACGCCATGTCTCATCCGAAACTGTAACCAGTCCTTGAGCTCTTCTCCAAGCCAAGAGCAGCCACGCCCATGGGTCGCTCCTCGCAAACTGCTTGAAACCCTCTTGAAACAGGCTGAGATCCTGCACatttctcctcctgcccccaacaaaatCAGGCCTGATGCAAACAAGCTGGAGGAAAAAGTGAGTCGTGACACCTGCCCGGTGCAGTCTCTTGACTGTTAATTGGAGAGAGCAATTCCCCGAGACAGAAGAATTCAGGGGACAGGGCTGCGTAGTGGAGAGGAACAGTTAGCTCAGGGTGAGAAGATCAAACTTTGCATAATTGTGTATGTCTTGCCACCTAGTGGAAATGGAGGGAGCAGCAACCAATCGAAAATAGCTGCGAAAACCCGAAACCCAAACCCAGAATATGCTGATGCTGTTCCTAAGAGAAATAAGAATGTTTTTTGGAAATGACATTGCAGGGAGAAGAGGGCAGGAGATGCGTAGAGTAGGAAATGAGCAGGTGGAACTGTTTTGTCTGGTCTGAGATGACGGTCTAGATAACAAATAATAACTTCCAAAAAACCAGACACCTCGTCACCAGCATATGCTCTCCTCCTCCATTCTTCTCTTGCTGTGTGTTCTGTCTTCTAACCCTTGTGTTCCCCGGGCCCTAGGCCAGGCAGAATACTCTCCCCAGCCCTACAGAACTTGAAAGATTCATGACTAaagctacgttttagtcatgggtatttttaataaaagtctggAAAGGTCTcaggcagtaaacaaaacttcacggcctgtgacctatccatgactaaaacttgggtgctctgggagaaggggtggtccAGGGGCACCAAGGGTGCTCGGAGGGGGTGGCCTGAGACCCCCATTggtgctgggggggcaagtggtgGCACGTGGCCCAGGAACCTGTCtagtgctggtgtgtgtgtgtgctggcggGACTGGcgggctccctacctggctccgtgcAGGTCCCAGAATCAGCCAGAATATCTCTGTGGCCCCTAGGCGGAGGCACTGACCCTGAGTGCCTgctccatagctcccattggttgggaaccacggccaatgggagctgcgggggtggcacgtgcagggggaggcagcacatggagccacctggccatgcctctggctaggagctggacatgccgtCCGCTTCCGGGGACTCCCCCCacaaggtaagtgctgcccagagccctcaccccctcctaaaCCCAAGGGTAGAGATCTGCTTTTCAACAGTTTCTATTTTAATATAAAGATCAAGAAGTGTAAATGAAACAGTCTAGTTCCTCTGGCAGCAGAATGCACCTATCTGCAATTCAAAACAAaacgaaacaaaaaaaacccaacaaattgGTGCGGTGTAAAGTAAGTAGAACAAAATATTGTTAACTGTGAAACTGCATTTCATCTGGATTGGAACTGGAATGTTTGTTTGGCCATATCTGGCAGACGCAGCCCTTATGAAAATGACCAGGAATTGGATTTGCAGC
Proteins encoded:
- the LOC123362062 gene encoding uncharacterized protein LOC123362062 isoform X4, whose translation is MAWLPFSLYLLGTGLCRAASTQDLGLDQPPVVRALRGESVTLPCSCDVCNYPDFHSEWHFASGDRGPGTILTVKTAISSKHLDPQCKFSVTHQRNSRSLLLIKNLQINDQGTYVCTMIKNVPPPTVILKGPGTQLEVYALPKVWLFASPSEAALPMALVTCAVRDFYPQSLYATLNATCGGYAALADNASTVMTGDGTFNTTLQAWVNVTDCQNGTEVTCLVRQLTAETRRILWIPRAKNKAGLPGPAAALSSLHTASHLVDPQAGGGRADVPELE
- the LOC123362062 gene encoding uncharacterized protein LOC123362062 isoform X1; this translates as MAWLPFSLYLLGTGLCRAASTQDLGLDQPPVVRALRGESVTLPCSCDVCNYPDFHSEWHFASGDRGPGTILTVKTAISSKHLDPQCKFSVTHQRNSRSLLLIKNLQINDQGTYVCTMIKNVPPPTVILKGPGTQLEVYALPKVWLFASPSEAALPMALVTCAVRDFYPQSLYATLNATCGGYAALADNASTVMTGDGTFNTTLQAWVNVTDCQNGTEVTCLVRQLTAETRRILWIPRAKNKAALLPVPIILIRFIFGGAVVLWLIFLLGCFMKTGLPGPAAALSSLHTASHLVDPQAGGGRADVPELE
- the LOC123362062 gene encoding immunoglobulin lambda-1 light chain-like isoform X5: MAWLPFSLYLLGTGLCRAASTQDLGLDQPPVVRALRGESVTLPCSCDVCNYPDFHSEWHFASGDRGPGTILTVKTAISSKHLDPQCKFSVTHQRNSRSLLLIKNLQINDQGTYVCTMIKNVPPPTVILKGPGTQLEVYALPKVWLFASPSEAALPMALVTCAVRDFYPQSLYATLNATCGGYAALADNASTVMTGDGTFNTTLQAWVNVTDCQNGTEVTCLVRQLTAETRRILWIPRAKNKVCPFGAGDWQEAIQGRRSTAPLGANLG
- the LOC123362062 gene encoding uncharacterized protein LOC123362062 isoform X2 produces the protein MAWLPFSLYLLGTGLCRAASTQDLGLDQPPVVRALRGESVTLPCSCDVCNYPDFHSEWHFASGDRGPGTILTVKTAISSKHLDPQCKFSVTHQRNSRSLLLIKNLQINDQGTYVCTMIKNVPPPTVILKGPGTQLEVYALPKVWLFASPSEAALPMALVTCAVRDFYPQSLYATLNATCGGYAALADNASTVMTGDGTFNTTLQAWVNVTDCQNGTEVTCLVRQLTAETRRILWIPRAKNKALLPVPIILIRFIFGGAVVLWLIFLLGCFMKTGLPGPAAALSSLHTASHLVDPQAGGGRADVPELE
- the LOC123362062 gene encoding uncharacterized protein LOC123362062 isoform X3, which translates into the protein MAWLPFSLYLLGTGLCRAASTQDLGLDQPPVVRALRGESVTLPCSCDVCNYPDFHSEWHFASGDRGPGTILTVKTAISSKHLDPQCKFSVTHQRNSRSLLLIKNLQINDQGTYVCTMIKNVPPPTVILKGPGTQLEVYALPKVWLFASPSEAALPMALVTCAVRDFYPQSLYATLNATCGGYAALADNASTVMTGDGTFNTTLQAWVNVTDCQNGTEVTCLVRQLTAETRRILWIPRAKNKAALLPVPIILIRFIFGGAVVLWLIFLLGCFMKSLPGPAAALSSLHTASHLVDPQAGGGRADVPELE